DNA from Brassica napus cultivar Da-Ae chromosome C4, Da-Ae, whole genome shotgun sequence:
tgactaggataacaataaaaagtttttgtcacaaatatagcatctaagaataaaaatgaccaaaataacacttaatgttttatcaaaagagataaatatacacttatactccaatggtaaattaatttaggcattacggtttagagttaaggggtggagtttaggatttagggtttagggtttagagtttaggggtggggtttagggtttaggatttagggcttatggtttaggatttagggtttaggatttagagtttagggtttagggtttagggtttagggtttagagttggggagtggagttttgggataagatttcaaattttgaaaaataaaaaaaagttaaatttttcaaaagataaaatgctattttggtcattttagctATGagggttatttttgtgatataaacttaaaaatgtgctatttttgagatttGTCCATATTTAAATGTAGAAACACAATTCCAAACGGAAACAATAAGAATTATTAGTTAAATACAGAAGTTGCATAATAGAAAAACCAtatacaaaaagaagaagattattTAAGGCTTCTTTACCAAAtagcattttattttttttcatcatatcatcatatgatgtatatatttagttatgtaataatttttttttagaactttAGTCTATCAAATTTGCAATTTTAATTTGGTATTAATAAATTcgtttcgaaaaaaaaatcatagaatAAGGAACGTATAATTTCATACAAAGCAATTTCCTACTCCAAATTATGAGGCTTGCTCTcgcatattaaataaaattaatagtaTAACATAACAAAAGTCCTATTGAAAGTGTTGGGTCCGAGTCATCCATTGCCGTTTTTCATCACAGCTATATCCACTATCAATTAATCTCGGGTTTTCGACATTTAAACTTAGAAATTCATACGACTCGTGCTCGTGAGGATAAAATAGTTAGTAGTATTAGTAAAATGAGTTGTGCtatctaatatatttaatttatacacgACGCTTAGATTAGTGACGAACAAAAATAAAGTATTCATCACATTCAGATTTCATAGGTTGCGTAACTCGACCTACATAAGTATTATAATTATACGATGTGAACTTGGGGAAACATATGTGGCTAACGTGAAACGTTTACTTTTACCAATTACCAGAAGAACGAAAAATCCAAATGTAAGCCTTTTACATCGGCGGAGGCAGAAAATATTTCTGTCGGGGGCAAAAAAAAAGGTATGGGagcaaaaaataattatgagtGGGGACATCATATAGATTGAGCTTTAAgttacactatttttttaatcatgaTGGGTTCATTGCCCCCATGTTGTTGCATGTAGCTCCGCCACTGAgcctttagtcaaaaaaaaaaaaaccaaatctGTGTCTATCGAACTATATTCGTAAATTAAACTGCTATTACATCTTTGTTGACGTATGTGATCAATCGTATTTTGTGCatttccaaaaaataataatgtaaatttAAGAAAACAGCAACATATATAGAAAGTTTACGACCATCTTATCCacatttcattttcatatacaaatataacctattacatggaaacggaagcgggtacgcggaagcggaagcgtatggaagcacagaagcgagattttttgaaaaattaggaAGCGGATACGTAttggaagcgtatatccatatgtatgtatatatatgtatatatatatatatattaaaatataagattttttaaaaaaaaattaggactaaaatttatatgttataaatttaaataaattatttattcatttgtaataattttgtaatgatttcatattaaaactgtgaaaatagacataaattaagtttaaaataaattattatattaattattgttaatgcttcataaataattgacacaatatattttaatataagatatatgtttaataaaaaccttaatacataaagataatttatagtattaattttaatatttatatcctctctattcattactattaaaattttgattttacagAAATTAATAACTacgattatatttttattgatattcaaccttgtatttttttttaaagaacggaagcgtgattccaaaacagaatcataagcttccaacgtgtttttaaaaagaatattttggaagcgttttggaagcgagattccgtaagcttccacaaggttcttattccgattccggttccgaagcgggaagcggacgtccgatgaagcttccaTGCAACGTAGAATATAACTTGCTAACTCCGTTATCGATCAGATTAATTACCATAATATGTAGGCCATGTGGTTTTGAGTTTATGAGATGCCATATTATACGCATCTATAAGTTATACATAAGTAATACACGTTATACACAAATTTGGTATATGGATCAATCGAACGATAACAAGAAAACAAACTATACAAGAAGTAGAATATTACAAACATTTGGTGTGGCTGAGTACGACTTTAATAGAGAAAAAGGGGTTGATTGCTATGGTTGCTTAAAGGGAAGAAACACATTTATGTGACCCCCTCGTTGTGCAAAAGTCGTTGTTTCGTTTCAAAAGAGATTTTGACTCCTTTGTTTACGAAATACAAAGTCAAAGACTTTGTACCATAGGGAATTAGAAAAGCTTGCAAATAGCATTTAATTTATCAGGCCACCTAATTATAACGACTAGGATATATCATACATGAGCAAGTAAAGCATGTAACGTTTTTAGGAAttagaaaaggaagaagaagaaaataaaatgtttggCCATGGATTCATTTCCCAAAGCATGCACGTTCATACACTTCATGCCACTCCAGAGTTACGTATCCAAATGTACAAGGATTACTATTACAATAGTAGTATGGCCGTTTAATGAAAACGTGTTCACACACAATCACATTATGTGAGTTACTTTAGAGCGATTAAGTACTATTTGTCAATCATCACACAAGATATTCAATTATCATGGacaacaaatatgaaaaaaaaaaaaaaaacctacgaTGTTGCTACATGCACACGTTAATGACTTATCGCATGGGTTTGGACGCTTTGTAGGTAAGTCAAGGTTTTCGTTCTTATCGTCTGTCCACGTTTTTATAAGctattttagattatttatatttctgtttataaaacatattttacagCTTTTAATGTAGAAATTAAAGTCATTGATCCATGTAACAACCATAAGTATTCTGCAgtttttttatgatttagttaaattgtttttataaccATCAAAGGGGCAATTTGTTTAGAACCAAAATGgaattaataattaagaatatagCTACGATGATTTCTTGTTCCACTTTTGATACAGATTCTTCTCGAGGGATTCAAGTCAAGCATTACAATACAAAGTTGCTTTCCAAATGATGAACCCTACTTTTGACAGATTGCTTCTCTCTATAACTCACACTAAGATACAATATATGGTACTGATATTTATTGGTTTTATTAATTGAAGAAAGCTTTAAATCTTTGGTAGAGTAATATTTATTACAATCAAGCAGCGAGTACCAGAACTTTGATGGTTCCTTGGCTATTCGCAGTCAGCATCGTGGGACTATCGCTCTTCCAGCAAACCGCACTAATAAAGTATGAACCCGCCTCTTCCTCTGCTTCCTCCATGTCTAGTGATCCAAACCTATGCGATGTCACAGGTCTCGTGATCTCCTACAATCCCACATCCTTAAATACTTGAGCAACAAGAGATTCAATAtgtttaaatgataaaatagaGCAGAGGTTTGAGATTTTGTGAACCTTGTGATATACATATACTTCGTTTGTCTCGCTTCCGCAGGCGAGATACTCGCTGTTCACTGTGAGACCCACGAAGTTCTTCTCGTTAGTGTGTCCTCTGAATGTCCGAACCTGAAAAAGAGAGAGTAAACATTGAACAACATAGCCAAGACTTGTTTCTTTGTGCGGAAAGTAATCTTACTGGCAAGTTGTCCTTGACATCCCATAAGCGTAGTGTGCTATCAGTAGATGCAGACGCGAGCTCGTTGTTGGACAAAAACTTCACATAGGAGACCGCTTTCTTGTGTCCACTGAAGACATGAAGTGGCTGGCTTATGTTTCTTAAATCGTAATAATGGATGTGATGATCAGCTGATCCAACCTGCAATAAGTCAACAGGCTTAGTGTAAAGCTGATCATGAGCGGGTAGCTCAAACATGAATAGGGAATCAATGTGAGATGCAAAGTTGGTGAGGTCATGAAAATATATACCGCAATGAAGTTGCTTGAGCCAGGATTGTACTTGACACAACAGATGTTTGCTTTCATATCAATATTAAGCACgcttgcttcctcctttgtgcACCAAACTTTAACCTGGTTCAAACACAGATCATTGCACAGTGTACTATTGTGCTCTTCATACTCCAGATACATTGCACAGATTCAACATACCTTACAATCGTCACTACCAGATACAAGCATAGATGGTTCTGTTCGCGAAAAGTCAACGCTCCAGGCACGCTTTTCGTGCTCTTCATACTCCATAAGACTCTGTCACCagttgtttaaataaaaatttagatacaTTGCACAGTATCTTAAAGGTGCGACGGGGAATAAGTAGGGCAAAGTAATCACCTGTCTAGTAGTTACATCCCACACTGTTACTATTCCTTCGTAATCACTGCTCGCTATATGATTTTTCTCATGCTTATTCCAACTCAAACAACTAAGTTTGGAGCGAGTTGACATCTCCACAATCGGACACTGTATATCTGCCGGTTCATTTACAACCTGAAAAGTATGCACAACCATCTTCAACAAATCCAGAGAGTCCATTATATAGACGGAGTACTAAATCTAACAATCTGGTAATATTTGGACATACATTGTTCTAtgtaatattaagaaaacaaagtgTAAATGGCTAATCATAAATCACAATTAGAATTTCTTCAACAAATGCTACATTTTAGTTTCTACTGTAAAGTATTCCAACAATTGAGATGCATGATCCGTTTCACAAGAGCATAACTCTAAAAAAGATGATTCAATTGGTATGTAAATGAACTTACCGAAGAGAAGTCGAAAACCTTTATACATCTCGAAACACCAGCAGTTGCAAACAGCTCATCATCACGATCAAACTCTATGCTGAAAAGAAACAGCCCCTCTTTTTTTAGTAAGCTCAAAAAGATGGTCACTCAGTTCAGGGAAAGCATAACCACACATAAACTACGGAAACTCCATAAATCAATACTCATAGAGAGAGCAAGATAATGGAGCCACAGGGGCAAGAAATATGATTTGTCCTTTACTGAAAAAGAGACGCGTTCAGAAAAAGACAGCAAAACAGTTTAAGAAAAGGAGAGCATAGTGTTCTATCTGTTAAAAAATTCTTCTTAAGTGACTCGCCGACAGCACAAAACCTTGTCCCTGCCATGTTAACAGTTTCTTCTTCTAACCATTCTCTGGCTTAGAATTTACACAGCAATGGATCCCATAGTAAGTAATTGCGTCAATCCATACATTAAACAAAACTTGATTACATAAGAGgcaattttgatattatttagACACTAAGTCGGAAGATATTCTTTCAATAGTTACACTATCTGTCATCTGATATAACGAACAAGGAGAAAGAACTCACCTTGATACAATGTTAGCTGAATGAAATATATCCCCATGCCGAATTTCCGCTATAACTCTCAGACGACTGTAAATAAAAGAGTGGAATCAAAATTCAGATGGTTTAAAACATCTCTGACGCACAAGTGCAACCAATTAGAAAAGGGACATTCACTAATCAAAACCTGTAGCGAGTAAAGGTAGTGAGCACAGATTGAAAATCTGCAAGGCCGTAGCTGTAGCCTTCCCTACGCACTACACTATTATCACTTTCTTGATTACTATGTGGTTGGTCTACCAACTGACGCCTCTTCTGGAGGTAACACTCTTGTAGATCGCTGAACTACAAGCCAAGACACTCAAAACGAAATTAGCCAATCAACAAGACATTTTCAAGATGTTGAGCAGACAAGAAAGAACAAACCTGAGCATGGATCCGTTTCTTCCTGGCCATTGAGACAGATGATTGATTCAAACTCTGGGAATCTGATCCACTCTGTGCATCCTTTTTCGATATCCCGTGAGAGCTTCCTTGTGCCTTTCCCTCTacctttttgttttgaaaattgcCTGGTGGATTCCCTCCTCTTATGCTCAGAGAATTGGAGTTGAAGCCGGTGTGACTCTTCTCAAGCGGCCAAGCATTTCGTGTGCTTGGATCATCTCCGAGCATCCGCAGCTTCACAGAGTACCTATCCCGAGCTCGGTATAAATCTATTCTATGTCTCTCAACTGCATTTATGTCCTCTTTAATATACTGAAGATCAGTTTGCACCTACAACAACAACGGGAGAACCTTTTTGAATCTAAAATAACAAGTTTGAAGCGCAACAGGACAGCTATTAATAGGTAAACCAGATGCTACTCCAGAATCCAAGACAAACCAACCTCATTAAGTTCATCAACTTTCTGCTTCCTCAGACAATGCAAAAAGTCCAAGAGTATCTGCATGTTCCTCTCAGCTTCTTCCTGTTCcattttcctcttcttttcaGCAAGAAGCGTGAGCAGATTATCAACCTCTTTAATTGACACATCACAACCCTGTCTAAGGAAGAAAGCATAAagtcaaattttgatttaaaaagaaaaaaaaaaaagacttttagACAGAGAATTGGTTCTACTCCAATAATTAATCTGACAAGAGTGGAACACAAAGGCTTGTCAGAAACCGACCCGTTGTAATGCGTCCCGAAACTGATCCAAGGGCGTCGCAGTTTTGGACACATGCCGAGCTGAAGTTTTCTTCAACAGCTACACAGAACAGTACAAACAAGTCATACAATAAGCTGCACATTTGAGACATAGATAGATTCAATCTACAACAGTTTATTTCGATATTCAAGAAATTGCTAGCAGGTGGTTAGGCGGATTATTTGAATGCCTAgactgattttaaaaaaaaaaaatcattctagAATAATTGGTTTCTTTAACCAAGTTTCTATTACAAGATTAGAAAGAGAGACCTTATCGAGTAAGAAGTTAGGGTAAAGCTGCTTATTTGTGAGGTGCTGGCTACAACAGGGACAATCGCTCTTGTTCTTAAGGTGCGTGATGATGCACATGTAGCAGAAGCTGTGTCCACACGCCGTGAGGAAAGCGTCCTTTATAACCTGCATACAAATCGGACAGAGCAGGTCCTTATCCAGATCCGGAGCTCCAACCTCCAAACCACCGCTTCCTCCTTCGTCGTTTTCGTGGCGGCGGTTGGGGCCTTCTCCGATGGAGGAGGTTCTCGGATCGGGCTTCACAGCCGGAACTAGCGGATCCTTCCTAATCTCTTCCATAATTCGTTTCCTTTTtgctctcaatttttttttttttaatttgtttgggTGGGGGGAGTGGTGGGTATGGCGGATATGAGGAGGAGTGAGGTGGGGTCGACGGTGGCTCTTTTCTGAGGATGCAAAACATACACGTTGCTGTCGACGCGCTAGCTTCCGCGCGTGTGGCTGTCGTTTTTAGGTGTTATAAAATCTTCGGAACGACGCCGCTTGAGCTTATGAATGTTGTTTTCCATCGTCAACGATAAATCGAGGGCCCAAAATGAAATGTTATGACGTGGCGTATCACTATTGGATGCAAGGAACAGGTGACCGTCATAAAATCTTCGGAACGACGCCGTTTGATCTTTTTGTCTATAGCAAAAGATTAGTTTAAATCCCCGAAATAAACTTTTACGATAAACCGAGGTcctaaaatgaaatattatgaAACGTTTAAGACGTGGCGTCTCTCCATTGGATGCAAGTTGACAACAACTATAATCGCGTGCGAGATATAGTCCATCTATCTCACCTGCTGCTTGCatcctctcttcttcctccaccGTCGTCAAGCTGCTAAACGATGGCTATGGCGGCGTCTATCCTCCAAGCTTCTTCGCTTTCGGTGAATATCAACAGTAAGCTTTCTCCTCCCTATTATTCATCTTAGTTTCCCCCTTTCTCCCCTTCAAATTTCGTAGTTAACCTAATCGAGGGATTGAGAAACTCTGTGTTGATTGAACATCTTTACATGGTGATTTCTGTAGAAAACGTGCGGATTCGCAGCTCAGGGATGGTCGGAGGAATCGAAAGGCAACATAGAGTCTCCTCGTTAAGTGCTGTGGGGATGGGATTGGACAGTCGAAAGCGATCTCTTTTGATATGCAACTCCGCCGCTGTAAGACATCTCGACAATCACACGTGTCTTTTGATTCGGATTGTGGCGTTATCTAAGTGTTTTGGTTGCTTGTTATGAATGATGTGTGTCGTTAGTTATCATCAAACtgacaatcttcttcttcttttgttaacTCTCTTGCAGAACGCGAAGTGCAGTGAAAGTCAAGGTCAAACACAGACCGTTACTCGGGAGTCTCCGACAATAACACAAGCTCCTGTCCACTGTAAGCCACTGCTTACTCTCTctgcttcttttgttttgtaataaTGGCAGCAGAGACTTTGTCCCCTAGATTGAGGGATAGTGGGAAGATTCGAATGCATTATCCAAATTATGAATTGAGACTTTTCACATCTTTTATGACTTGTGGTTTATCTTCTCATTTGAACTTAGTTTGAAAAGAGgagttttggttttgttgaatTTTCAGCTAAGGAGAAATCACCAAGCCTGGATGATGGAGGAGACGGGTTCCCACCGCGAGATGATGGAGAtggaggtggaggaggagggGGTGGTGGCAACTGGTCTggtggcttcttcttctttggttttcTCGCTTTCTTGGGTTTATTGAAGGATAAAGAGGGAGAGGAGGATTATCGAGGGAGCAGAAGACGATGATCATTGATGTGTATGCTTCATTGGATTAGTGTTCTTTTTGCTGCATACGACTTAAGAATCACATTTGCTTATCTTAGATCTGAAACATACATGGTCTCGTTTTGTATCTGTTTCGTTGAGAGGTTTACTGCATATGATATTGATATGTATTGTATGTCTCTTGTACCCAAGAGATGGTCCATATTTAAGCTTTTTTAAACTTATATGATACTTCTTTGCAACAATTCACTCAAAATTACCTCCTCTGAAATAGTGTTTTGATACCTGTATGCAACAACAACTCACACCAAAGGGCAAAAGTGGCCATTCTCTTTGTTTGAAACAACAGTTGACACAGATTAACTATTTATACGTAAACTCATGGTTCAACTGGCATTACTCATGACTAGAGCACCAAAAGTCAGATATTGATGCTAGAGAAGTCCTCATAAAGCGATCAAATGTTGGGCTAAAAGAAGACAGAAGGTAATCAAATAAACTCAGCCCAGTAAGAGATTACTTGTGGCCCATTAGTGGGCTATGTGCAAAAGTGCAGCCTATCCACCCCAAAGTTGCAGCGAGGAATTTGGCAATGGTGTGGCAGTGAATCATAATTCAACCAAGTCTTAACGCTGATGTGGACCGAATTATAAAGCCACTTGGCCTGTTCCAGCTTCTATCGAGTTCTGTTTCCAATATGTTTCCATTGAAAGTATCATATTGATAGTTTGCTTATTTAACATGGTGCAGGCGTTTGCTTGTAAACtttgaaaacatattatttgGTAGATTTGCCTTTACAGCaaattaaaatgaatatttttataattttattgcgagggatagaaatataaaagtaaAGGGATCTGTACCAGAAAAGTGAGAGAACTCTTCTTGACGTTAAAGCCTTTCAAACGGTCAAACCGGTCTAACAAACCGCGTCAAAACCCACGTGCACGTATGAAGTGGACGTTACCACAGACAATCGCTACGTTTCTGCTTCCGTGGCACAATACTGATGGGTCAGAAACTCAGTATCATTGCTCTTACACTTCTGCCAATACCATTGCGCATAAGATTTTCCACACAATGCAATAGATTTCTCGTGCTCGAATCTATTTTTTGGACCATTTAACCCCTGTGTATCTATCTTTGTTTTCTTCCTCTAGTGTACGAGTGAAGACTTTGGCTTCTCCCACTACACAATTGGAAACCTTGGTCTCAAAGACTCTGTTTCTTTTCTCAAGGGTGtttcttttctccttttttaattttcatttttcaagttGTTTCGGAATTTTCTAAAGCCAGTTTGTCGCTTATATAAAGTCAGTTTAGGACACCAAAACATTAAATTGGATCCATTTATTTCCAATAAAACaccaaataataattttatcaaatttggtgttttgtttGTGTAACATTATTAATCACAccagatatttaaataatatattatattatttttattaactataaatatattaatattattaattttttatagaaattatagctaaaaataaatatatcatgctattttgtattttgtatgtttacattactaaacattaaaatactatttttattcTCACATTAATAAACatcaaattttatcaaataaatataaatatgataaaatattattagtcaattacaaataattaatctattaaaactgatgacaaaaaaaatctattaaaactaaaaaaaataatatataattttgttttgatgtATAATTTAGTGTTGTTacagatgaaaaaaaataaaatttaatatcaaaaCACCAATTTTGACGTTATTTCAACACTAAATGTggtattatttttagatttgtcCTAAGACTACGTAAAATGTAtcttgttattttaaaaatttataaaaaactataaaagaaataagatttatcccaatatatttttttgcaaaaaaaaagagtattcatctaaatatagaatgaaaataagaaaaaaaaaaactatttgttttgaaatataaGGAAAAcagtaattatttaaaaaaaaaatagagatacATTGAAATAGTTTCATCTCTAAAAGttactacaaaaaaataaaatgggtTGGAAATGTTCTAATCTGTTTTTCTAATCGTGAATTTAGATATGGTTAAGACTTAGGATTGCTTTTAAAACAGTAACTAGATTATGACCCGTCTTtaaaagggcgggtatattttttattttacaatttttaaaaatttattttttttatgtgtgttttattttttttatgtgtgttttaattatatttatgtttttttgtataatatttttcttaaatgatataagagattttaataattgtattaaaataattagatCACACTtatatcaataggtcatgttCCTGTTTTAGCCTAATAGATCCTTGTGTGATTCTCAACCTATAGTCTACGCTTGTTCTTTgtccaattaaaaaaattgaaaagaaggAATACCGCAGAGTCCTCTTGGTAGCTTCTGCCAAACTGTATTAATGTGTTATTTTACCCAATTGCTTCATGTCCTTGTTACTTTGAAACTGAAATTTACCATAAAAATAGGGATAAAGGAAAGTTTGGAAACCCAAACCAtagtaaaattgaattttaCTACTTGAATCtgaatcaaattataaataattcaaTCAAAAAATTCAAGGGATTATTGaagtaataaaaaaagaaaggattttacattttaaattgaaccaaataaaaataattaaagtaatCGGATCaattaaattcaaatatatggTATTCAAagtaatat
Protein-coding regions in this window:
- the LOC106396324 gene encoding E3 ubiquitin-protein ligase COP1 isoform X2 — translated: MCPKLRRPWISFGTHYNGQGCDVSIKEVDNLLTLLAEKKRKMEQEEAERNMQILLDFLHCLRKQKVDELNEVQTDLQYIKEDINAVERHRIDLYRARDRYSVKLRMLGDDPSTRNAWPLEKSHTGFNSNSLSIRGGNPPGNFQNKKVEGKAQGSSHGISKKDAQSGSDSQSLNQSSVSMARKKRIHAQFSDLQECYLQKRRQLVDQPHSNQESDNSVVRREGYSYGLADFQSVLTTFTRYSRLRVIAEIRHGDIFHSANIVSSIEFDRDDELFATAGVSRCIKVFDFSSVVNEPADIQCPIVEMSTRSKLSCLSWNKHEKNHIASSDYEGIVTVWDVTTRQSLMEYEEHEKRAWSVDFSRTEPSMLVSGSDDCKVKVWCTKEEASVLNIDMKANICCVKYNPGSSNFIAVGSADHHIHYYDLRNISQPLHVFSGHKKAVSYVKFLSNNELASASTDSTLRLWDVKDNLPVRTFRGHTNEKNFVGLTVNSEYLACGSETNEVYVYHKEITRPVTSHRFGSLDMEEAEEEAGSYFISAVCWKSDSPTMLTANSQGTIKVLVLAA
- the LOC106396324 gene encoding E3 ubiquitin-protein ligase COP1 isoform X1; the encoded protein is MEEIRKDPLVPAVKPDPRTSSIGEGPNRRHENDEGGSGGLEVGAPDLDKDLLCPICMQVIKDAFLTACGHSFCYMCIITHLKNKSDCPCCSQHLTNKQLYPNFLLDKLLKKTSARHVSKTATPLDQFRDALQRGCDVSIKEVDNLLTLLAEKKRKMEQEEAERNMQILLDFLHCLRKQKVDELNEVQTDLQYIKEDINAVERHRIDLYRARDRYSVKLRMLGDDPSTRNAWPLEKSHTGFNSNSLSIRGGNPPGNFQNKKVEGKAQGSSHGISKKDAQSGSDSQSLNQSSVSMARKKRIHAQFSDLQECYLQKRRQLVDQPHSNQESDNSVVRREGYSYGLADFQSVLTTFTRYSRLRVIAEIRHGDIFHSANIVSSIEFDRDDELFATAGVSRCIKVFDFSSVVNEPADIQCPIVEMSTRSKLSCLSWNKHEKNHIASSDYEGIVTVWDVTTRQSLMEYEEHEKRAWSVDFSRTEPSMLVSGSDDCKVKVWCTKEEASVLNIDMKANICCVKYNPGSSNFIAVGSADHHIHYYDLRNISQPLHVFSGHKKAVSYVKFLSNNELASASTDSTLRLWDVKDNLPVRTFRGHTNEKNFVGLTVNSEYLACGSETNEVYVYHKEITRPVTSHRFGSLDMEEAEEEAGSYFISAVCWKSDSPTMLTANSQGTIKVLVLAA
- the LOC106390121 gene encoding protein YELLOW LEAF 1, choloroplastic-like, with the protein product MAMAASILQASSLSVNINKNVRIRSSGMVGGIERQHRVSSLSAVGMGLDSRKRSLLICNSAANAKCSESQGQTQTVTRESPTITQAPVHSKEKSPSLDDGGDGFPPRDDGDGGGGGGGGGNWSGGFFFFGFLAFLGLLKDKEGEEDYRGSRRR